In the genome of Primulina tabacum isolate GXHZ01 chromosome 13, ASM2559414v2, whole genome shotgun sequence, the window tattcCTAAAAGAATTGTTTGAAATACCTCTATATTTGGATGAATTGAaatcaaatataataattaaaaaaataactcaATGGCCggttgaaatttgaaattcattctcAAATGAATTTATCCAAACAAACAAATAGTTTTGTTATTATGGATTTGAAATAATAGCTCCAAATCCATCAATTCAAatgtaaaattaaaaaaaaaaaatgcaaaatttgTGCCCAATGAGTGTGAAGAGTGAAGACTAAGAAACCATTTCAAGAAAGATTCCGCTCTTGATCTCATTCATCGGATATTTGTCGATTAAATGGAATATTGCAACAGAAAGaaacttatatatattttattatatttttgtatGATTAATTAATAATCTTGCTAGATATATACACGTTTGACTATTTGTTGAAACATAAGGACTAAGTTTATAACATGTTTAATGTGTATAAAATTTTAGTAGAATTTTAACCAAAGAAAAAGATTacgaaaattattattattattattttttttttttgtaaattgcacattttttatttttgatcttATTCTCGATCAGTCAGTACTGAaacttgcattttttttttgaagctaTGTTTGTCTATTTGTTGAAACATAAGTTTGTAACATGTTTGAAGTGTACAAAACTTTGGTAGAAAATTAAGCAAAGAAAAAGATTAGCGAAACTTATTTTTTTGATTTTGCAACTTgcacatttttcatttttgatctTATTCTCGATTAGTTCATGATTTTGGTCTTGAAACTtgcttcttttttaaaaaaattctttttagtcatttttttatttgaatactgaTCACATGACACCGGATCGTTGACGTATCAAGTATTATGACAACACTTcgatgaaaaattattaaaattgaaaaataaaaagcaAGTTACAAGAATAAATTAATCacgaattaataaaaaaatatgatcgaatatttagaaaaaatgcaaattacagaatcaaattttttaaaaaaaaaatatccaaattGCCGGACCAAAAATATGTGTTTTTTCAAAAAGTTAAGGTACTTAGGAAACAGATATATTATGATAAACACTAAGATTATAAATGAAAATTTCCATACAAATTTGCGGGGGGAAGCATTACTAATTGTATGCATATCATATATAATTATGAAttgataaaagaaaaaaaataaaaaatatatattatgtttattctataaatttttaatcattttacAAATGATTAAATCAACATATATATTGACCTCTAAAACCAAATAACATGAGTATGATCGATGTAACATTGACAAACGCACACAATACTTTTATAAGTTTTAGGGTTCTTACTAaaatcttattttcaaaattaattatttttcaatatgtatgttagtgtatatatatatatatatatactaacatacatattgaaaaataattaattttattttatatatatataggattTGAGCCGATGAATCATATCTGCTGAACAACGGCCAAGCAATTGTCCACCATCTTCAAGTAATGGCTTGAAACTTTGGCGAGAGGATCCTGGACTCCGAACTCGGCCAGCGCGTCGGAGCAGTCGGTGCTATAAGCAGCGCTGAGGTGAACCTTGAGCGTCCCCATGTCATTAACTTCCAGGGCCTTTATGCTCTCCTCAAGGTCCGAGATCGTTATGTCGAAATCCTCGGCGCAAGAAGCCAATATCGACTCACGACTCTGCGGCTCCAGGAAGGAAATGGCCGGCTTGATGAGGTGGGACATGGACTGGATTCGCTTGGCTAGCTCGAGAGTTGTTTTCATGGCGTTGGCTGAGGCGTCGTGCCAAGTGGTGGCGCCCTTCGCCATCTGAGTGCAGAGGCGCTTGTGGCTGGCGGTGCGGCACCAGGGGTTCACGCCGATGAACCTGCGGGCGGCGGCGGATGGACTCTGGGCGGCGATCAGGAAAAGAACACAAGCCATGCAGAGAAAGAGAGAATTGAACTTTGAAGACATATTTCttgatttttctttctttttttatatgtatatatattttcttgaaatcgAGTTCTTGTAAAAATCTccctttcttcttcttttctcgGAATCAGTCCAGAGTCACGTTGATGatgaggaaaaaagaaaagaaaaataaggattattgagagaataaatttgaataaaagatCAAATTTTTGTGGTTACACACCACATAATTCAAGGGTTCTCCTTCGTTATAGATTACAAGTAGCGATCATAAGCATATTATTTCTTTGGGTTATATtcttttttccaatttttcagGGTTCACAAGAGAAATCGAAGCAGGAATCGAGGAATATATTATTGATGGATAAACAGTTATCAATTACTCGTGTTATCATGAAGTCATTTGATGGATAAACAGTTATCTATTCTTGCTATTTcgataaagctattattattgaatatatttGGAATCTACTTGATAAAATGattattcaaaaatattaattaacctttatttatgttttgttaTACATTATTTCTTTAttagttatattatatatatcaaagcTTATAAATTCTCACGATATATTGAACTATATAATTGTAAACACTAAAGCAATGTTCTCATTTTAAGCGAGCAGGTAATACCaatcaaacatttaaatgatatcgataatttaatattatgataattcatatataataaatcaaattaatcacTTTAAAC includes:
- the LOC142521991 gene encoding uncharacterized protein LOC142521991 — encoded protein: MSSKFNSLFLCMACVLFLIAAQSPSAAARRFIGVNPWCRTASHKRLCTQMAKGATTWHDASANAMKTTLELAKRIQSMSHLIKPAISFLEPQSRESILASCAEDFDITISDLEESIKALEVNDMGTLKVHLSAAYSTDCSDALAEFGVQDPLAKVSSHYLKMVDNCLAVVQQI